One region of Poecile atricapillus isolate bPoeAtr1 chromosome 8, bPoeAtr1.hap1, whole genome shotgun sequence genomic DNA includes:
- the CLDN18 gene encoding claudin-18 isoform X2 has protein sequence MSVTICQSMGFVVSALGIGGIIASTCMDQWSTQDLYNNPVTAVFNYQGLWRTCVRESSGFTECRGYFTILGLPAMFQAVRALMIVGIVLGILGLLVCIFALKCIRIGSMEDTAKANMTLTSGIMFIVAGLCAITGVSVFANMLVTNFWMSTTNMYQGMQNVQNRYTFGSALFVGWVAGGLALVGGIMMCLACKGLIPEESRYKAVSYNASGRNISYRTGPYKVGSGYEADPKTRKGAGYEEAPRNEDVRRSYPAKYDYV, from the exons ATGTCGGTGACAATCTGCCAGTCCATGGGCTTCGTGGTGTCCGCCCTGGGGATCGGAGGCATCATCGCGTCCACGTGCATGGACCAGTGGAGCACCCAGGACCTGTACAACAACCCGGTGACCGCCGTCTTCAACTACCAGGGCCTGTGGCGCACCTGTGTCCGGGAGAGCTCCGGCTTCACCGAGTGCCGCGGCTACTTCACCATCCTGGGGCTGCCAG CGATGTTCCAGGCTGTGAGGGCCCTCATGATCGTGGGGATCGTCCTGGGAATCCTCGGCCTCCTTGTGTGCATTTTTGCTCTGAAATGCATCCGGATTGGGAGCATGGAGGATACTGCCAAAGCCAACATGACCCTGACCTCTGGCATCATGTTCATTGTTGCTG GCCTGTGTGCCATCACTGGAGTGTCTGTGTTTGCCAACATGCTGGTCACAAACTTCTGGATGTCCACCACCAACATGTACCAGGGAATGCAGAACGTCCAGAACAG GTACACCTTTGGCTCAGCCCTCTTCGTCGGATGGGTGGCAGGGGGCCTGGCCCTCGTGGGAGGCATCATGATGTGCCTTGCTTGCAAAGGGCTCATCCCAGAAGAATCCCG CTACAAAGCCGTGTCCTACAACGCCTCGGGCAGGAACATCTCCTACAGGACAGGGCCCTACAAGGTTGGCTCTGGCTATGAAGCTGACCCGAAGACCAGGAAGGGTGCAGGATATGAAGAAGCTCCTCGAAATGAGGATGTGAGACGCTCGTACCCTGCGAAATACGATTATGTCTAG
- the CLDN18 gene encoding claudin-18 isoform X1 produces MSTTICQVMGFLVSLLGIGGTIMATAMDTWSTQDLYDNPVTAVFQYQGLWRSCVRQSSGFTECRPYFTILGLPAMFQAVRALMIVGIVLGILGLLVCIFALKCIRIGSMEDTAKANMTLTSGIMFIVAGLCAITGVSVFANMLVTNFWMSTTNMYQGMQNVQNRYTFGSALFVGWVAGGLALVGGIMMCLACKGLIPEESRYKAVSYNASGRNISYRTGPYKVGSGYEADPKTRKGAGYEEAPRNEDVRRSYPAKYDYV; encoded by the exons ATGTCCACCACCATCTGCCAGGTGATGGGGTTCCTCGTGTCACTGCTGGGCATTGGGGGGACCATCATGGCCACGGCCATGGACACGTGGAGCACGCAGGACCTGTACGACAACCCGGTCACGGCTGTGTTCCAGTACCAGGGGCTGTGGAGGAGCTGCGTGAGGCAGAGCTCCGGCTTCACGGAGTGTCGGCCGTATTTCACTATCCTTGGGCTGCCAG CGATGTTCCAGGCTGTGAGGGCCCTCATGATCGTGGGGATCGTCCTGGGAATCCTCGGCCTCCTTGTGTGCATTTTTGCTCTGAAATGCATCCGGATTGGGAGCATGGAGGATACTGCCAAAGCCAACATGACCCTGACCTCTGGCATCATGTTCATTGTTGCTG GCCTGTGTGCCATCACTGGAGTGTCTGTGTTTGCCAACATGCTGGTCACAAACTTCTGGATGTCCACCACCAACATGTACCAGGGAATGCAGAACGTCCAGAACAG GTACACCTTTGGCTCAGCCCTCTTCGTCGGATGGGTGGCAGGGGGCCTGGCCCTCGTGGGAGGCATCATGATGTGCCTTGCTTGCAAAGGGCTCATCCCAGAAGAATCCCG CTACAAAGCCGTGTCCTACAACGCCTCGGGCAGGAACATCTCCTACAGGACAGGGCCCTACAAGGTTGGCTCTGGCTATGAAGCTGACCCGAAGACCAGGAAGGGTGCAGGATATGAAGAAGCTCCTCGAAATGAGGATGTGAGACGCTCGTACCCTGCGAAATACGATTATGTCTAG